One Candidatus Sulfurimonas baltica DNA segment encodes these proteins:
- a CDS encoding class I SAM-dependent methyltransferase — MYTSWREKMSDEDIKNNVKNMFDEVATRYENIDFFKISAKNIADLLPCKGVSNVLDVACGTGNVVLEYASTFADANFDAVDISTQMLECAKEKAKEQNITNITFYCCDIETLDMQKQYDIVTCSYALFFLPNPIDTLKILYAHVKTGGTLIFTSFTQNAFSPSSKILADLFESFEVKTPQKSWKTLQTTQEITYLCNQADIEDFDVHEKAIRYPLSLPEWWSLNNDTAHRGMLLQLSCDDYESVKEMYFEAMQWHEDESRMVELNADTFYTIIRKGTNK; from the coding sequence ATGTATACATCATGGAGAGAAAAAATGAGTGATGAAGATATAAAAAACAATGTTAAAAATATGTTTGATGAAGTTGCAACCAGATATGAAAATATAGACTTTTTTAAGATTTCAGCTAAAAATATAGCTGATTTACTCCCATGTAAAGGTGTGAGTAATGTTTTAGATGTAGCATGCGGTACGGGCAATGTTGTCTTGGAGTATGCTTCAACTTTTGCAGATGCCAACTTTGACGCAGTTGATATCTCAACACAGATGCTCGAGTGTGCAAAAGAAAAAGCCAAAGAGCAAAACATAACAAATATCACTTTTTACTGCTGTGATATTGAAACTCTCGACATGCAAAAGCAGTATGACATAGTTACATGTTCATACGCTCTGTTTTTTTTACCAAATCCCATAGATACGCTTAAAATACTTTATGCACATGTAAAAACCGGTGGAACACTCATCTTTACATCTTTTACACAAAATGCTTTTTCTCCCTCATCTAAAATACTTGCTGATTTGTTTGAATCATTTGAGGTTAAAACACCTCAAAAAAGCTGGAAAACTCTTCAAACTACTCAGGAGATAACCTACCTTTGCAACCAAGCCGACATAGAAGATTTTGATGTTCATGAAAAAGCTATACGCTACCCACTGAGTCTGCCTGAGTGGTGGAGCTTAAACAATGACACAGCTCACAGAGGTATGTTGCTGCAGCTCTCTTGCGATGATTATGAATCAGTTAAAGAGATGTACTTTGAGGCTATGCAATGGCATGAAGATGAATCAAGAATGGTAGAACTAAATGCAGACACTTTTTATACTATTATTAGAAAAGGGACTAATAAATAG